Proteins from one Salaquimonas pukyongi genomic window:
- a CDS encoding phosphatidylserine decarboxylase, which produces MSVSGSIKNALVPIHPEGYKFIAIFFVASLLLGWLWDPLFWIGMLLTAWCAWFFRDPPRVTPVNDDFIISPADGRISHVATVVPPAELELGNAPMLRISVFMNVFNCHINRAPVRGKISRIVYRKGEFLNAELDKASEDNERNSLVIASANGDVGVVQIAGLVARRILCWANAGEEIGTGERFGLIRFGSRLDVYCPRGSTAAVALGQTAIGGETILARFDEDSVTPLVRKS; this is translated from the coding sequence ATGTCGGTTTCCGGTTCGATTAAAAATGCCCTGGTTCCCATCCATCCCGAGGGATACAAGTTCATCGCCATCTTTTTTGTGGCGTCGCTGTTGCTCGGCTGGCTGTGGGATCCGCTGTTCTGGATCGGCATGCTGCTGACGGCCTGGTGCGCCTGGTTCTTCCGTGATCCGCCCCGTGTAACACCGGTCAATGACGACTTCATCATCAGCCCTGCCGATGGCCGCATTTCCCATGTGGCAACGGTCGTCCCCCCCGCCGAACTGGAACTTGGCAACGCGCCGATGCTGCGCATCTCGGTCTTCATGAATGTCTTCAACTGCCACATCAATCGCGCGCCGGTGCGCGGGAAAATCTCCCGTATCGTCTACCGCAAGGGAGAGTTCCTCAACGCTGAGCTCGACAAGGCATCTGAAGACAATGAGCGCAATTCGCTGGTGATCGCATCGGCCAATGGCGATGTCGGCGTGGTGCAAATTGCCGGCCTGGTCGCCCGCCGCATCCTGTGCTGGGCAAATGCCGGCGAGGAAATCGGCACCGGCGAACGTTTCGGCCTGATCCGTTTCGGTTCGAGGCTGGATGTGTATTGCCCCAGGGGTTCAACGGCTGCGGTCGCCCTTGGCCAGACGGCGATTGGCGGGGAGACCATTCTTGCCCGTTTCGATGAAGACTCGGTCACCCCGCTCGTGCGAAAGAGCTGA
- a CDS encoding hemerythrin domain-containing protein, protein MPTIYEAIRKDHDHHRTLLETLADTQGDSAKRSEAWDEFYYDVKSHAAAEEEAFYSKLMEKAHGQDDARHSVHEHQQIDDIMEELNEMDMSSPGWLTRFKTLKHEYEHHMEEEENDIFSKARDVLTDDTDGRIASEFLTRKDKERLLVDEKAAASLED, encoded by the coding sequence ATGCCAACGATCTACGAAGCAATCCGCAAGGACCATGACCATCATCGCACCCTGCTGGAAACCCTCGCCGACACCCAGGGCGACAGCGCCAAAAGAAGTGAGGCCTGGGATGAATTTTATTACGATGTGAAATCCCATGCCGCCGCCGAGGAAGAGGCGTTCTATTCAAAGCTGATGGAAAAGGCCCATGGCCAGGATGATGCCCGCCACAGCGTGCACGAACATCAGCAGATCGACGATATCATGGAAGAGCTCAACGAAATGGACATGTCGAGCCCGGGCTGGCTGACGCGCTTTAAAACGCTCAAGCATGAATACGAGCATCACATGGAAGAAGAGGAAAACGACATCTTTTCAAAAGCGCGCGACGTGCTGACCGATGACACGGACGGCAGGATCGCCAGCGAGTTTTTAACCCGCAAAGACAAAGAGCGATTGCTGGTCGATGAAAAGGCAGCCGCAAGTCTGGAGGACTGA
- the pssA gene encoding CDP-diacylglycerol--serine O-phosphatidyltransferase, with translation MAAPFPPFDPDDGVTKGRKPANATRLRDIPLRTLFPNILTLLAICSGLTAIRFAIEGRIQLALGAIILAAILDGIDGRVARFLKSTTRFGAQMDSLADFVNFGVAPAMVLYFTLLDELRPFGWIAALVYAMCACLRLARFNVQLDTPNRPDFHQDFFVGVPAPAGAMVVLLPIYLLLLGLRESLFLDILVSGYVMAVGLLMVSSLPTYSGKTLGKRIPRSIAMPMILAAVVFVALLLSYPWLVLALCAAAYLAALPFFRNYYYKLEAAHRRDQDVARRKRSESRAKASASAASKKKGASASAASKPGRKTTR, from the coding sequence GTGGCCGCCCCCTTTCCTCCGTTCGACCCGGACGATGGTGTTACAAAAGGCCGCAAACCGGCAAATGCCACCAGGCTGCGCGACATTCCGCTCAGAACGCTGTTTCCCAATATCCTGACCTTGCTGGCCATCTGTTCAGGACTGACGGCCATCCGTTTTGCCATTGAAGGCCGCATTCAACTGGCGCTCGGGGCCATTATTCTGGCTGCCATTCTTGACGGCATCGATGGCCGGGTGGCGCGCTTTCTGAAATCCACCACGCGTTTTGGTGCGCAGATGGACAGCCTTGCCGATTTCGTCAATTTTGGCGTTGCGCCTGCCATGGTGCTGTATTTCACCCTGCTCGACGAACTGCGTCCCTTCGGTTGGATTGCGGCGCTGGTCTACGCCATGTGTGCCTGCCTGCGACTTGCCCGTTTCAATGTGCAGCTCGACACCCCGAACCGGCCCGATTTCCATCAGGACTTCTTTGTCGGGGTTCCGGCGCCCGCCGGTGCCATGGTGGTATTGTTGCCCATCTACCTGCTGCTGCTGGGGCTGCGCGAATCCCTGTTTCTCGACATTCTGGTGAGCGGCTATGTCATGGCCGTCGGCCTGCTGATGGTTTCAAGCCTGCCGACCTATTCCGGCAAGACGCTGGGCAAGCGGATCCCGCGTTCCATCGCCATGCCGATGATCCTTGCCGCTGTGGTATTCGTTGCCCTGCTGCTCAGCTATCCGTGGCTGGTTCTGGCGCTATGCGCTGCCGCCTATCTCGCGGCGCTGCCTTTTTTCCGCAACTATTACTACAAGCTGGAAGCGGCCCATCGCCGCGACCAGGACGTCGCACGGCGAAAGCGCAGCGAAAGCCGCGCCAAGGCATCGGCCAGCGCTGCATCCAAAAAGAAAGGCGCTTCAGCGTCTGCAGCTTCAAAGCCCGGCAGAAAGACCACCAGGTAA